The Terriglobia bacterium genome contains a region encoding:
- a CDS encoding tetratricopeptide repeat protein, whose protein sequence is MSDRPADTPDDPQLTKTGFGVGPLPAQAARPLPASIGAYRILGLLGEGGMGTVYEAEQASPRRIVALKVVRGGQFVDEHRVRMFQRESEALARLKHPNIGAVDEADKLIRPVVEVAARGLGEDADVTLSAMNTSAMVAGDQGRLEEAEKTYLRLLDLERKKSGTDDAPIVLGTLNNLGQVYLEQGRLKDAERVTGDALARARRVLGNEHKETLNYVNNLAMVERRLGNTAQAEPLYREAYEASRRIFGAETLTTLISMSNLATFYAKTGRCVEQEAFLNRTVELSRKFAPPDTPTLGLALRSLGACLMDRGRPSEAEPVLVEAESLLTRIFGADNPRVTDVRGSLAEVYDKLGRPEKAAEWRRKAEPRPNAAAHP, encoded by the coding sequence ATGAGCGACCGTCCTGCCGACACCCCCGACGATCCGCAGTTAACGAAGACGGGCTTCGGCGTCGGACCGCTCCCGGCGCAGGCGGCACGTCCGCTCCCGGCTTCGATCGGCGCGTACCGAATCCTCGGTCTCCTGGGCGAGGGCGGCATGGGGACCGTGTACGAGGCCGAGCAGGCCTCCCCCCGGCGCATCGTCGCTCTCAAGGTCGTCCGCGGCGGTCAGTTCGTGGACGAGCACCGGGTCCGGATGTTCCAGCGGGAGTCCGAGGCCCTGGCGCGCCTCAAGCACCCGAACATCGGCGCCGTCGACGAGGCCGACAAGCTGATCCGGCCGGTCGTCGAGGTGGCCGCGCGGGGGCTCGGCGAGGACGCCGACGTCACGCTGTCGGCGATGAACACCTCCGCGATGGTCGCGGGGGACCAGGGGCGCCTCGAGGAGGCGGAGAAGACCTACCTTCGGCTGCTCGATCTGGAGCGGAAGAAGTCCGGAACGGACGACGCGCCGATCGTCCTCGGGACCCTCAACAATCTCGGCCAGGTCTACCTCGAGCAGGGCCGGCTCAAGGATGCCGAGCGCGTCACCGGCGACGCGCTCGCCCGCGCCCGCCGCGTCCTGGGCAACGAGCACAAGGAAACGCTCAACTACGTCAACAACCTCGCCATGGTCGAGCGCCGCCTGGGGAACACGGCCCAAGCGGAGCCGCTCTACCGGGAGGCGTACGAAGCCTCCCGTCGCATCTTCGGCGCCGAGACCCTCACGACGCTCATCTCGATGTCGAACCTCGCGACCTTCTACGCCAAGACCGGACGGTGCGTGGAGCAGGAGGCGTTCCTGAATCGCACCGTGGAGCTCAGCCGGAAGTTCGCGCCCCCCGACACGCCCACCCTGGGGCTCGCCCTCCGCTCCCTGGGAGCGTGCCTCATGGATCGGGGACGTCCGAGCGAGGCGGAGCCGGTGCTGGTCGAAGCCGAGTCGCTCCTGACCAGGATCTTCGGTGCCGACAACCCGAGGGTCACGGACGTCCGCGGGTCCCTGGCCGAGGTCTACGACAAGCTCGGTCGACCGGAGAAAGCGGCGGAGTGGCGACGGAAGGCGGAGCCGCGGCCCAACGCGGCAGCGCATCCCTGA
- a CDS encoding bifunctional UDP-4-keto-pentose/UDP-xylose synthase codes for MKVLILGVNGFIGSHVVGRILRTTAWEVYGLDLATHKIGEYLSDPRFHFVEGDVSISKEWIEYHVKKCDVVLPLVAIATPAVYVKDPLRVFELDFEENLRIVRQCVKYSKRVVFPSTSEVYGMCPDGEFDEEASSLVTGPIPMQRWIYSTSKQLLDRVIWAYGFRDGLQFTLFRPFNWIGPKLDSLYTAKEGSSRVVTQFIWNLIQGEPLRLVDGGQQRRCFIYVDDAMDGLMAILRNEGGKADGGIFNIGNPALDHSMREVAEMLRDLFRDHRERKVPLSEIVETSSASFYGKGYQDVLHRTPSIRRMRQAFGFEPSIGMEESLSRTLDFFLKEHRAMEQRPDGE; via the coding sequence ATGAAAGTCCTGATCCTCGGCGTCAACGGCTTCATCGGATCGCACGTCGTCGGACGGATCCTGAGGACCACCGCCTGGGAGGTGTACGGCCTCGACCTCGCCACTCACAAGATCGGCGAGTACCTGTCCGACCCTCGCTTCCACTTCGTCGAGGGAGACGTTTCGATCTCGAAGGAGTGGATCGAGTATCACGTCAAGAAGTGCGACGTGGTCCTGCCCCTCGTCGCCATCGCGACCCCGGCGGTCTACGTGAAGGACCCGCTCCGGGTCTTCGAGCTGGACTTCGAGGAGAATCTCCGGATCGTCCGGCAGTGCGTGAAGTACAGCAAGCGGGTGGTGTTCCCGTCCACCTCGGAGGTGTACGGCATGTGCCCCGACGGCGAGTTCGACGAGGAAGCCTCGAGCCTCGTCACGGGCCCGATCCCGATGCAGCGGTGGATCTACTCCACGTCGAAGCAGCTCCTCGACCGGGTGATCTGGGCGTACGGGTTTCGCGACGGCCTGCAGTTCACGCTGTTCCGCCCGTTCAACTGGATCGGACCGAAGCTCGACAGCCTCTACACCGCCAAGGAGGGATCGTCACGGGTGGTGACCCAGTTCATCTGGAACCTGATCCAGGGGGAGCCGCTCCGACTCGTGGACGGCGGCCAACAGCGTCGGTGCTTCATCTACGTGGACGACGCGATGGACGGCCTGATGGCGATCCTGAGGAACGAGGGGGGAAAGGCCGACGGCGGGATCTTCAACATCGGGAACCCGGCGCTCGACCACTCCATGCGCGAGGTCGCCGAGATGCTCCGCGACCTCTTCAGGGACCACAGGGAGCGGAAGGTCCCGCTCTCGGAGATCGTCGAGACCAGTAGCGCGAGCTTCTACGGCAAGGGGTACCAGGACGTGCTTCACCGCACCCCATCGATCCGCCGCATGCGGCAGGCGTTCGGATTCGAGCCTTCGATCGGCATGGAGGAGTCGCTCTCCCGAACGCTCGATTTCTTCCTCAAGGAGCACCGGGCGATGGAGCAGCGCCCGGACGGCGAGTGA
- a CDS encoding YciI family protein, whose translation MARASLLLLAILGATVLLPAWAEDKAPPAPAMKLYRLVLLRKGPSRSYMDEREIQAKQEAYLAWLKRVHEQGKVVVSGPVERAGDLESVFVLDAGSGEEAAAILKDDPWVLAGRVVPEIHPWWALKDAFGRASDIARLSACWIGFLRRPPNAPQLSEEKIEEIQRGHMANIRKMAGTGDLAAAGPLDEDGPLRGILVFRTDDPEHLKALVAEDPAVKIGRLAVELYRWDVPEGAIP comes from the coding sequence ATGGCGCGAGCCTCCCTGTTGCTCCTCGCGATCCTCGGGGCGACCGTCCTCCTGCCGGCGTGGGCGGAGGACAAGGCTCCGCCGGCGCCCGCCATGAAGCTCTACCGTCTCGTGCTGCTTCGGAAGGGGCCGAGCCGGTCCTACATGGACGAGCGGGAAATCCAGGCGAAGCAGGAGGCCTATCTCGCCTGGCTCAAGCGCGTCCACGAGCAGGGGAAGGTCGTCGTCTCCGGGCCGGTGGAGCGTGCCGGCGACCTCGAGAGCGTCTTCGTGCTCGATGCCGGTTCTGGGGAGGAGGCCGCGGCGATCCTGAAGGACGACCCGTGGGTGCTGGCCGGGAGGGTCGTCCCCGAGATCCACCCGTGGTGGGCCCTGAAGGACGCGTTCGGCAGGGCCTCCGATATCGCGCGCCTGTCCGCCTGCTGGATCGGGTTCCTGAGACGGCCGCCGAACGCTCCTCAGCTCTCCGAGGAGAAGATCGAGGAGATCCAGCGGGGCCACATGGCCAACATTCGGAAGATGGCGGGCACCGGAGATCTCGCCGCGGCCGGACCCCTCGACGAGGACGGTCCGCTGCGCGGGATCCTCGTGTTCCGCACGGATGACCCCGAGCACCTCAAGGCGCTCGTGGCCGAAGACCCGGCGGTCAAGATCGGGCGCCTCGCCGTGGAACTCTACCGCTGGGACGTGCCCGAGGGGGCGATACCGTAA
- a CDS encoding OsmC family protein: MSRYTAVISWQRDKAAFTDNRYSREHRWSFDGGLEVPASASPEVVPVPMSVAAAVGPEEAFVAALSSCHMLWFLSIAARNGFVVERYRDEASGIVARDADGKLAVTRVTLRPAVTFDGEHRPSPSRHEAMHREAHEQCFIASSVKTDVQCEPTDVTG; encoded by the coding sequence ATGAGCCGCTACACGGCCGTGATCTCCTGGCAACGCGACAAGGCCGCGTTCACGGACAACCGGTACAGCCGGGAACACCGCTGGAGCTTCGACGGCGGGCTCGAGGTCCCGGCGTCGGCTTCCCCTGAGGTCGTTCCGGTCCCGATGTCGGTCGCGGCCGCCGTCGGCCCGGAGGAGGCGTTCGTCGCGGCACTGTCCAGCTGCCACATGCTCTGGTTCCTCTCGATCGCGGCGAGGAACGGGTTCGTGGTCGAGAGGTACCGCGACGAGGCGAGCGGGATCGTGGCGCGGGATGCCGACGGCAAGCTCGCGGTGACCCGGGTCACGCTGCGACCCGCCGTGACGTTCGACGGGGAGCATCGGCCGTCGCCGTCCCGGCACGAAGCGATGCACCGCGAGGCCCACGAGCAGTGCTTCATCGCCAGCTCGGTCAAGACCGACGTGCAGTGCGAGCCGACGGACGTCACGGGCTGA
- the metH gene encoding methionine synthase: protein MRTEAALARILAERILVLDGAMGTLIQSLRLGEEDFRGDAFADHPLDLEGCNDVLSLTRPDVIEEIHLAYLEAGADVVETNSFTATGISLSDYGLEGHARAINRAAAEVAVRAARAATRRTPDRPRFAAGSVGPTNRTASISPDVNDPGFRAVNFDGFVASYAEEVRGLLDGGVDLLLVETAFDTLNLKAALFAVEQVFEERGARVPVMASFTITDRSGRTLSGQTVEAAWISVSSAPLLSVGLNCALGPEQMRPYLEELQRVTPLYVSCHPNAGLPNEFGGYDETPQRMAAVLREYALEGWLNVVGGCCGTTPEHVRAIADAVRGIPPRRRAEPRRATFLSGLEPLAVRPESNFIVIGERTNVAGSRRFARLIRAGDYEGALDVAREQVRGGANILDVNMDEGLLDAEKAMTAFLSLVASEPEIARLPIMVDSSRFSVIEAGLKCLQGKGLVNSISLKEGEEAFRKHARRIRRYGAAVVVMAFDEEGQAVTADHKVAVAERAYRILTAEIGFPPEDVVFDPAVLTVATGIEEHDTYALAFFEATRRIKARFPACRVSGGVSNVSFAFRGNDAVREAMHAAFLYHAIRAGMDMGIVNAGQLAVYDEIPKDLLERVEDVLLNRRPDATERLVALAESVKGGEKAPERDEAWRRGTVEERLSHALVQGIADHVEQDVEEARLASRRPLDVIEGPLMAGMGVVGDLFGAGKMFLPQVVKSARVMKKAVACLLPYMEAERRAGGEGAAARKKIVMATVKGDVHDIGKNIVGVVLACNNYDVLDLGVMAPAERILGKAREEGADCIGLSGLITPSLDEMVHVAREMERRGLALPLLIGGATTSPKHTAVRIAPEYSGPVVHVKDASRAADVVGSLLNAEQRGTFVERVRGEQEAARQAFAKREETPLVPYAAAAARGPALGWDRSAIAEPSFVGTLVLDDVPLGELVPYIDWTPFFHAWELKGVYPRILDDPRFGAAARELHVAARKLLDRIVDARSLRARGVWGFFPANSDGDDVVVFEDPSRSRERLRLHMLRQQHLAADGKPFLSLADFVAPLSSGLPDHVGAFAVTAGVGIEPLVESFERDHDDYQAIMTKALADRLAEAFAEMLHARARREWGYGRDESFVTEDLLKERYRGIRPAPGYPACPDHSEKAALWRLLDAERATGIRLTETFAMHPAASVSGLYLAHPDARYFSVGRIGHDQLASYAARKGVTVEEASRWLAQNLADEPGS from the coding sequence GTGCGGACCGAGGCGGCGCTCGCGCGGATCCTCGCCGAGCGGATTCTTGTGCTCGACGGGGCCATGGGAACGCTGATCCAGTCGCTCCGCCTGGGCGAAGAGGATTTCCGCGGCGACGCCTTCGCCGATCATCCCCTCGACCTCGAGGGTTGCAACGACGTTCTCTCCCTCACCCGCCCCGACGTCATCGAGGAGATCCACCTCGCGTACCTCGAGGCGGGCGCGGACGTCGTCGAGACCAATTCGTTCACCGCGACCGGGATCTCTCTTTCGGACTACGGTCTCGAGGGGCACGCGCGCGCCATCAACCGCGCGGCGGCGGAGGTGGCGGTGCGCGCGGCGCGGGCCGCGACGCGACGCACTCCGGACCGGCCCCGGTTCGCGGCGGGCTCCGTCGGGCCCACGAACCGGACCGCGTCGATCTCCCCGGACGTGAACGATCCGGGCTTCCGGGCGGTGAACTTCGACGGGTTCGTGGCGTCGTACGCGGAGGAGGTGCGCGGGCTCCTCGACGGCGGCGTCGACCTCCTGCTGGTCGAGACCGCCTTCGACACGCTGAACCTCAAGGCGGCGCTGTTCGCGGTGGAGCAGGTCTTCGAGGAGCGCGGCGCGAGGGTCCCCGTGATGGCCTCGTTCACCATCACCGACCGTAGCGGACGCACCCTCTCCGGCCAGACGGTCGAGGCGGCGTGGATCTCCGTCTCGAGCGCTCCGCTCCTCTCCGTGGGGCTCAACTGCGCGCTCGGCCCCGAGCAGATGCGTCCGTACCTCGAGGAGCTCCAGAGGGTCACGCCCCTCTACGTCAGCTGCCACCCGAACGCGGGCCTCCCCAACGAGTTCGGCGGGTACGACGAGACGCCGCAGAGGATGGCCGCGGTGCTCCGCGAATACGCCCTCGAGGGCTGGCTGAACGTGGTGGGCGGGTGCTGCGGGACCACGCCGGAGCACGTCCGCGCCATCGCGGACGCGGTGCGGGGGATCCCTCCCCGCCGGCGCGCCGAGCCGCGGCGCGCGACGTTCCTCTCCGGCCTCGAGCCGCTCGCCGTCCGCCCCGAGTCCAACTTCATCGTGATCGGCGAGCGCACCAACGTCGCCGGCTCGCGGCGATTCGCCAGGCTGATCCGCGCCGGGGACTACGAGGGCGCTCTCGACGTCGCGCGGGAGCAGGTGAGAGGCGGCGCGAACATCCTCGACGTGAACATGGACGAGGGACTGCTCGACGCCGAGAAGGCGATGACCGCGTTCCTCAGCCTCGTGGCGTCGGAGCCGGAGATCGCGCGCCTGCCCATCATGGTCGACTCCTCCCGGTTCTCGGTGATCGAGGCCGGCCTGAAGTGCCTACAGGGGAAGGGGCTCGTCAACTCCATCAGCCTGAAGGAAGGCGAGGAAGCGTTCCGCAAGCACGCCCGCCGCATCCGCCGGTACGGCGCGGCGGTGGTCGTGATGGCGTTCGACGAGGAGGGGCAGGCCGTCACCGCCGACCACAAGGTCGCCGTCGCCGAACGCGCTTACCGGATTCTCACCGCGGAGATCGGGTTCCCGCCGGAGGACGTCGTGTTCGACCCGGCGGTCCTCACGGTCGCCACCGGGATCGAGGAGCACGACACCTACGCCCTCGCGTTCTTCGAGGCGACCCGCCGGATCAAGGCGCGCTTCCCGGCGTGCCGGGTGTCGGGCGGCGTCAGCAACGTCTCGTTCGCCTTCCGGGGGAACGACGCGGTCCGCGAGGCGATGCACGCGGCGTTCCTCTACCACGCCATTCGCGCCGGGATGGACATGGGAATCGTCAACGCCGGGCAGCTGGCCGTCTACGACGAGATTCCCAAGGACCTCCTGGAGCGCGTGGAGGACGTCCTCCTGAACCGCCGTCCCGACGCCACCGAGCGGCTCGTCGCGCTCGCCGAGTCGGTGAAGGGGGGGGAGAAGGCGCCGGAACGGGACGAGGCCTGGCGGCGCGGCACCGTCGAGGAGCGCCTCTCCCACGCGCTCGTCCAGGGGATCGCGGACCACGTCGAGCAGGACGTGGAGGAGGCGCGCCTCGCCTCCCGGAGGCCGCTCGACGTGATCGAGGGTCCGCTCATGGCCGGAATGGGTGTGGTGGGCGACCTCTTCGGTGCGGGGAAGATGTTCCTGCCCCAGGTGGTCAAGAGCGCCCGGGTCATGAAGAAGGCGGTGGCCTGCCTGCTGCCGTACATGGAGGCGGAGCGCCGCGCCGGAGGGGAGGGCGCCGCCGCGCGGAAGAAGATCGTGATGGCCACGGTGAAGGGGGACGTCCACGACATCGGCAAGAACATCGTCGGCGTGGTCCTGGCCTGCAACAACTACGACGTGCTGGACCTCGGCGTGATGGCGCCGGCGGAAAGGATCCTGGGGAAGGCTCGGGAGGAGGGAGCGGACTGCATCGGCCTCTCGGGGCTCATCACCCCGTCCCTCGACGAGATGGTCCACGTCGCGCGGGAGATGGAGCGGCGCGGGCTCGCGCTCCCCCTCCTGATCGGCGGCGCGACCACGAGCCCGAAGCACACCGCGGTCAGGATCGCTCCCGAATACTCCGGCCCGGTGGTCCACGTGAAGGACGCGTCCCGCGCCGCGGACGTCGTCGGCTCGCTCCTCAACGCCGAGCAGCGAGGGACGTTCGTCGAGCGGGTCCGGGGGGAGCAGGAGGCCGCGCGCCAGGCGTTCGCGAAGCGCGAGGAGACGCCTCTCGTCCCGTATGCCGCCGCGGCCGCCCGCGGGCCCGCGCTCGGGTGGGACCGGTCGGCGATCGCGGAGCCCTCGTTCGTCGGCACCCTCGTCCTCGACGATGTACCGCTCGGGGAGCTGGTCCCTTACATCGACTGGACCCCGTTCTTCCACGCCTGGGAGCTGAAGGGCGTCTACCCGCGGATCCTGGACGACCCGAGGTTCGGCGCGGCGGCGCGGGAGCTTCACGTCGCCGCCCGGAAGCTCCTCGACCGGATCGTCGACGCCCGTTCGCTCCGCGCCCGCGGGGTCTGGGGGTTCTTCCCGGCGAACTCCGACGGCGACGACGTCGTCGTGTTCGAGGATCCCTCGCGCTCCCGCGAGCGCCTGCGGCTCCACATGCTGCGGCAGCAGCATTTGGCGGCCGACGGGAAGCCGTTCCTGAGTCTCGCGGACTTCGTCGCCCCGTTGTCGTCCGGCCTCCCCGACCACGTGGGCGCCTTCGCCGTCACCGCGGGGGTCGGGATCGAGCCCCTCGTCGAGAGCTTCGAGCGCGATCACGACGACTACCAGGCGATCATGACCAAGGCGCTCGCCGACCGGCTCGCCGAGGCGTTCGCGGAGATGCTGCACGCCCGCGCCCGGCGCGAGTGGGGGTACGGAAGGGACGAGAGCTTCGTGACGGAGGACCTGCTCAAGGAGCGGTACCGCGGGATCCGCCCCGCCCCCGGGTACCCCGCGTGCCCCGACCACTCCGAGAAGGCCGCTCTGTGGAGGCTCCTCGATGCCGAGCGCGCGACGGGCATCCGCCTGACCGAGACCTTCGCCATGCACCCCGCGGCCTCGGTGAGCGGCCTCTACCTCGCCCACCCCGACGCCCGCTACTTCAGCGTGGGGAGGATCGGCCACGATCAGCTGGCGAGCTACGCCGCGCGCAAGGGAGTCACGGTCGAGGAAGCGTCGAGGTGGCTGGCGCAGAACCTGGCGGACGAACCGGGCTCGTAG